CTTGTCGGCCTGGATGGTCAGGAACAGCGGCTTGTCCGGCCGCGGCGTCGGCGTGGCGGTGGAGGCCGGCAGGTCGACCGGCACATCCACCGTCGCCAGCGGGGCCGCGACCATGAAGATGATCAGCAGGACGAGGACGACGTCGATGAAGGGCGTGACGTTGATCTCATGGGTTTCGGTCAGATCGTCGTCGCTGCCGCTGGAGCCGAGGCGCGCACCCATCGCCGTCACTCCGCCGCGCGGGAATTGCTGTGGGGACGCGGCAGCGCATGGCGGTCGATGTCGCGGCTCAGCAGGCGCAGCACCGCCGCCGACGCGTCGGTCAGCTGCGCCTTGTGGCCGCCGATGGCGCGGCTGCAGGCGTTGTAGACCACCACCGCCGGGATGGCGGCGACGAGGCCGATGGCGGTGGCCAGCAGCGCCTCGGCGATGCCCGGCGCCACCACGGCGAGGTTGGTGGTCTGCGCCTTCGAGATGCCGATGAAGCTGGTCATGATGCCCCACACCGTGCCGAACAGGCCGATGAAAGGGCCGGTCGAGCCGATGGTGGCGAGGATGCCGGTGCCGCGCGCCATGCGCCGGCCGGCCGCCGACTCGATCCGCTCCAGCCGCGAGGCGGCGCGGTCCATCAGCCCGTCGCGCGACGGCGCGTCGGCCGACAGGTGAGTCTCGGCGACCACGGCGCGGACCAGCGCCGCGGCGGTGCCCTGGCTGAAGCCGACCTGCTCCGCCGCCTGCGACAGCGAGCGCGCCTCCTCCAGCATCGCCAGCGCCGAGCGCGCCTTGCGCCTGGCCGACGACAGCTCCACCGTCTTGGCGATGGCGATGGTCCAGGTGACGACCGAGGCGAGCGCCAGACCCACCATCACCGCCTGCACCACCG
The nucleotide sequence above comes from Azospirillum sp. TSA2s. Encoded proteins:
- the exbB gene encoding tonB-system energizer ExbB is translated as MPTSFRHRPALAAALAGAGTLMAGTIAHAQEAAVPDAAAAALASLPHDLSPWGMFVTASPVVQAVMVGLALASVVTWTIAIAKTVELSSARRKARSALAMLEEARSLSQAAEQVGFSQGTAAALVRAVVAETHLSADAPSRDGLMDRAASRLERIESAAGRRMARGTGILATIGSTGPFIGLFGTVWGIMTSFIGISKAQTTNLAVVAPGIAEALLATAIGLVAAIPAVVVYNACSRAIGGHKAQLTDASAAVLRLLSRDIDRHALPRPHSNSRAAE
- the exbD gene encoding TonB system transport protein ExbD translates to MGARLGSSGSDDDLTETHEINVTPFIDVVLVLLIIFMVAAPLATVDVPVDLPASTATPTPRPDKPLFLTIQADKTLSLGETTTTREALGAALDAATHGDKTQRVFLRADKTVDYGALTEVMNSLRAAGYLKIGLVGLEAAPAP